One window from the genome of Nitrospirota bacterium encodes:
- a CDS encoding sulfite exporter TauE/SafE family protein produces the protein MLFPVSGVKTNILLPPLIAMVISFFTSMAGISGAFLLLPFQMSVLNYTAPSVSGTNHVFNIFAIPSGVYRYIKEGRMAWPLTWVIIAGTLPGVFLGFHVRVLYLPDPKAFKFFVGCVLLYIGSRLLKEFIGKGKIKPSAAKALEKKFKQQQSSRLTAGIPSHAVVKTKHISLKKIEYEFWGEIFSFNPIVVFILSFVVGIIGGAYGIGGGAIIAPFCISLLHLPAYTIAGATLMGTFMTSIAGALFYSIPLIVNNTSSMPDWPLGILFGIGGFAGMYIGARLQKFVPQQLIKIVLGLIIIFLSIRYILQFFAFF, from the coding sequence ATGCTGTTTCCTGTCTCCGGCGTGAAGACTAACATTCTATTGCCGCCGCTTATTGCAATGGTTATTTCATTCTTCACCTCAATGGCAGGCATATCAGGCGCATTCCTTCTTCTTCCCTTCCAGATGAGTGTGCTTAATTACACTGCTCCATCAGTGAGCGGGACAAATCATGTCTTTAACATCTTTGCGATTCCAAGCGGTGTTTATCGTTACATTAAGGAAGGCAGAATGGCGTGGCCGTTGACATGGGTGATAATTGCAGGCACTCTGCCGGGAGTATTTCTCGGTTTTCATGTGAGGGTTTTGTATCTCCCCGATCCAAAAGCATTTAAGTTTTTTGTTGGGTGCGTATTACTTTATATCGGAAGCCGCCTGCTTAAAGAATTCATAGGTAAAGGCAAAATAAAACCTTCTGCTGCAAAGGCCCTTGAAAAAAAGTTTAAACAGCAGCAAAGTTCAAGACTAACAGCAGGCATCCCGTCTCATGCGGTTGTAAAGACAAAACATATATCATTAAAAAAGATTGAATATGAGTTCTGGGGCGAAATTTTCTCATTTAACCCTATTGTCGTATTTATTCTGTCATTTGTTGTGGGAATAATCGGAGGAGCTTACGGCATCGGAGGCGGCGCAATTATTGCTCCTTTCTGTATTTCATTGCTGCACCTGCCTGCATATACGATTGCAGGCGCTACTTTAATGGGAACATTTATGACATCAATTGCAGGAGCATTGTTTTACAGTATTCCGCTGATAGTGAATAACACCTCCTCAATGCCTGACTGGCCTTTGGGCATTCTGTTTGGCATTGGCGGGTTTGCAGGCATGTATATCGGAGCGCGCCTTCAGAAATTTGTTCCGCAGCAGCTTATTAAGATAGTATTAGGACTGATAATTATTTTCCTGTCAATCAGATACATTCTGCAGTTTTTTGCATTTTTTTGA
- a CDS encoding diguanylate cyclase, translating to MPLAREAKIYKTFMVSISLMIIAVLSGIFFITTARTRQLIDEENVIRARTLFNSIILTRKWNANHDGVYVEKKKGDKSNPYLTSPDIKTTDGKVYTKKNPALMTREISEYAEKEGLFKFHLTSLNLLNPANKPDDFETRALSLFEKGINETSHIEKKNGITYFRYMAPLYIEKECLQCHSAQGYKIGEVRGGISITFDIKNIRSKLETYASIFGLLSASFLLGLIFFFTARLIKKTSEIQQRFEHLAITDGLTGIFNRRHIMTRFNEEFERAQRLKKKLGCIMIDIDRFKSINDEFGHLVGDEVLREVSVRIKNSIRIYDVLGRYGGEEFLIVLPDTDFDNTRSLAERIRENVKADMFLAADMPLHIHITISLGITRMTDGDRSIDDIIKRADEGLYKAKNRGRDRVEWL from the coding sequence ATGCCCTTAGCCAGAGAAGCTAAAATCTATAAAACATTTATGGTCTCCATAAGCCTGATGATTATTGCAGTCCTGTCAGGGATTTTTTTTATTACAACTGCAAGAACCCGACAGTTAATAGATGAGGAAAATGTAATAAGGGCCAGGACATTATTTAACAGTATAATTTTAACAAGAAAGTGGAATGCTAATCATGATGGAGTATACGTTGAAAAAAAGAAGGGGGATAAGTCTAATCCATATTTAACAAGCCCTGACATCAAAACAACTGACGGAAAGGTTTATACAAAAAAGAATCCAGCCCTGATGACCCGCGAAATTTCTGAATATGCTGAAAAGGAAGGGCTGTTTAAATTTCATTTAACAAGCCTGAATCTCCTCAACCCTGCAAATAAGCCTGACGATTTTGAGACAAGGGCATTGTCATTATTTGAAAAGGGGATAAACGAAACTTCCCATATTGAAAAGAAGAACGGCATAACATATTTCAGATATATGGCTCCGCTTTACATAGAGAAAGAATGTCTTCAGTGCCATTCAGCTCAGGGCTATAAGATAGGCGAAGTGAGAGGCGGCATCAGTATAACCTTTGATATTAAGAATATTCGCAGTAAGTTAGAAACCTATGCGAGCATTTTCGGTCTGCTGTCCGCATCTTTCCTTTTGGGGCTTATCTTTTTCTTTACAGCGCGGTTAATAAAGAAAACTTCGGAAATTCAGCAGCGATTCGAACACCTGGCTATTACAGACGGGCTGACAGGAATATTTAACAGAAGACACATAATGACAAGGTTTAATGAGGAATTCGAAAGAGCACAAAGGCTTAAGAAAAAACTGGGATGCATCATGATTGATATAGACAGGTTCAAATCCATAAATGATGAGTTCGGTCATCTTGTCGGAGATGAGGTATTGAGAGAAGTTTCAGTCCGTATAAAGAATTCCATCCGAATTTATGACGTCTTAGGCCGTTACGGCGGGGAAGAGTTTTTGATTGTATTGCCTGATACAGATTTTGATAATACAAGGAGCCTTGCTGAAAGAATAAGGGAAAATGTAAAAGCAGATATGTTTTTAGCGGCAGATATGCCTTTGCATATCCATATTACCATCAGCTTAGGCATTACGCGCATGACAGATGGGGACAGATCTATAGACGATATCATAAAGAGAGCGGACGAAGGACTGTATAAAGCAAAAAACAGAGGAAGAGACAGAGTTGAATGGCTTTAA
- a CDS encoding ferredoxin has translation MLKTVVDWDTCVGCGACAEVCPEVFQLRDDKVWVVGLDKCNTCNCQEAADICPVQAITVTEE, from the coding sequence ATGTTAAAAACTGTTGTTGACTGGGATACATGTGTAGGGTGCGGCGCATGTGCAGAGGTCTGCCCTGAAGTCTTTCAACTTAGAGATGATAAGGTATGGGTTGTCGGACTGGACAAATGCAATACCTGCAATTGTCAGGAAGCTGCCGACATCTGTCCTGTTCAGGCAATAACCGTTACTGAGGAGTAA